AAGTTTATTTGCTGAGAACTCTCAATTGCTCCAGCATAGTCCATCCAATCCATATATGTTAGTAGCTCATGAGTCATCATAATTATATCTTTTAAGTTAGCCTTTATTGCGTCAtgtatgaaaataaattattgggTGTAAGAGTTCATAGGTTTCGAAATTGCTTCAAAATTGGGTAGGGTCCTCAAGAAAAGTtctttgaaattgattttggcATTGTTGTAATGTGCTAAAAAGATTTAAATTAGAAATCACATTACATGATGCGGCTGCAACATTTGGACTATGATGACCACTAAAAACACATCAAACAGTGATTATAAACAGGGTTTCATGAAACAGTTTAATGGAccgtaataaattttttatgtttttatgatCATAATTGCAATTTCATCAGTTTCATTTGTCAACCATCGCCACAAATGCGATTTAGTAACTTGATTGCAGATTACAATGACCATAAACTGACTGGAGTGGTTTGGAACACTGGTTAAATATGTACACAAGCCTTGTGGAGATTATCAATGAGTATTATTTGCCAAAAGTTTCAAGTCTTAAATTTCCATTACACATTTACATCATATTACCAGTGAGTAACAAGAACATGTAAAGAGTCATAGATTAGATAGAAGTAACATTAATACGCATAGCCACATACATATAACCCAACAACTTTATGACATGGACTTTGCACAGCCACTTATATGATAAAAAGTGGTCTTCCCCTGGATGTATATCTCATACCACATGCATACACATTAGGAGCACTTCCCAATTATTGTTGAATTTCTGCCCATGTAAGCTGTTGTAGTACCTCTCTGCCCAAACTGACCCCACTTTTCTAGCCATCATCTTCTATAAATTCAGCTCAATCCTAACACAACCTTCCCCAGTTCCAATATCATCTCAGACTCTCAATACACCTTACAACAACCACACCGATAAAGAATAATCTTGAAAATTAGTTCCAAACTTGCAACCATGGTTCCTAGTGAGATAAGAGGAGTCAACTATCTAGCACCTGAAAATCCATTCCTAGTTCCACCCAACTTTGGCCTTCTGCAGAATGACATCCCAAACCTCCATCTGAACACCCTCCTAAGCAACTTTCCAAACTGCCACTTCCCTCCTTCAGGCCTTGAATTTGTTGCTCCTCACTCATGCCTCAGCAGCAACTCAACCTCTGATGAAGCTGATGAAATTCAGTTTAACATCATCGACGAAAGGAAGCACAGGAGAATGATATCCAACCGAGAATCCGCCCGCAGATCAAGGATGAGAAAGCAAAAGCACTTGGATGAACTGTGGTCACAGGTTGTTAGGCTCAGAACTGAGAACCACAACCTGATTGACAAACTCAACCATATGTCCGACTCCCATGACAGAGTCCTCCAAGAGAATACACGCCTCAAGGAAGAAGCTTCTGATCTTCGCCAAATGCTAGCAGACATGCAAATTGGAACCTCCTTTGCTTGCACCATGGAGGAATTGGAGGACCTTCCCTGCAACAAACCTGGTCCCTCAAACCAATTAATCACTCCTGCAGACATGATTCATGAATGAGGCTATTCTCCACTATTATACACAAACATATtactctctctatatatatatatgtgccTTCTTTTTACTTTAGATTTCTATGATCTTTGGTGCTCCATTGGAGATGTATGAGTTTAGAAGCATATCGTATGTATCAATTATCAAATAATTAACAGCTTTACATGCTCTTAGCTTTGAATCATTACAATATCATGCGAATTAAACATACGTCCGTACTACAAAACAAATTACAGTTAATTGTCTATCATATCGCCGCGTCCTTATCTTTATGTTGATGAAGCACTGTACCTAGCTAGCCAGAATATCATATTGTCTTTTCTCTGTACCCATCATATAAACTAACCCAAAAAAAGGGTTCGTCATCATTTTCACTCGAAACAAAAACCCCGTTACGAAATATGGAATAGTTATCACAGAAAAACTAACGAAGGGCCAAAAAATCGAAGAGAGAAAAAACTATTGGGAATAAAAAGTATTTCATCTTTGCATTAAGAAGTAGCTGCTACTGCTGGTAGCTATAAAGAGTTTTATCTTTTGTAGGACCAAGGGGGGGTAAGAACATGTTAGGAGTGAGGTCTGCACGTGCAAAAGTAAAAGAAGGTATCATAAATCTGAAAGAACACCTAAAAGGGTGTCAATTGTTGTACAGAGTGTAACAGGGTCAATACGACAAATGGTGGTGGAGGTGCTGGTGGTAGTGGATCATCACAAACAATACTACCACAAGAAGCAAAACATATAATCAAAAGGGTATCCACTAAAAAACACAGAAAACAACTATTCTCAGGCTTTTGCTCACGGTACCCCATCTTTAATTCTTGTGTCACTAATGTGGATTATGCAACCAAGTGGAGCGTATGCTTCAGGTGTTGCTTCAAACAGTTCTAATAACAAAGCGACAAGGAAGTTCATACATCATCAAGGTCCAGCAGCATGTCTATCTGCAAAATTGTCAAATTGTGTCTTTCCTTTTGCAGGAGTGTGATCTAAACACTCAGCAGCACATGAAGACAGATTCTGCTTAAGGTTGGGGATTTGCTTGTATcttaaaaattttgaaaaaattaaaccaGACATGGGATAAACTTTGATGGATTGAGGGAGGCGTGTGGCACCGTCATGATTGTATTGTTGACAAAAGAATCTTGATAGCATTATGTGCAGATCGTGCAGCTTTTGACAATCGTCAAATCAGGTCACGTTGTTGTTTAAATGCTTGCCAAATTTTGGAGAAAGGTCAAAGCCCAAAACCTTCAAGAAAGTTGTGATGGTTTTATGAACTCAAAGTTATTGATggttatattatataatatataagaagCGTGTTTAATTTTGACCAAGAGTTAATTTCATCCGTATAACAAAGGTTGTTTTGATTATTAAATTTCGCCTACGCTCTAATCTCTCTTATAGGTTTAGTAGATATTATAGCTAGAATCAAGTCACACTTAATAACTAATAACGTGATACTCAACCACCACCTCCAATTACCgcgtatatatatatacagtTAATACGGAAAATAACCGTATTATGTCCATGAAAATCGGCGCACATTTATGATACGGAGAGATaggtataatctctaaaatgtagaatACGggacataaatatatattatataattttaaattatataaattgaaaaaaaatatttatgtgtaaaagtatgtttcagatttttttggGAGCAGGAATACATTTTTCATgattggttcaaaagaatttgttccttatttttatagtcataataaaaatttatacaataaatttgagtttttagaaaattattgtatttataccttttaaaattgtgttagaaccgtgctagaattttaaaaaatccaacaaatattttttgaattgaacacttcactgatgagtgtcctacgagtgtcgacaccgatacgccatttaagagaagtgtctgagCCTCATAGCTCATAACCCTATAAATATCATAATCTTGTATTCtaacttaaatattattatatctcTTAAGTCTTTATAAACATGAACCTAGAAGAATCTTATATAGATGAATCATCACTCACTTTTTAACAAAGAGGTCAACTCACCTAAAGAGGGCATCTATCCACCTCGAAAAATTACAGCTCGAGCAAGGTAGACTCGTTATTAATTCAACATCTACCATATCCTTGAGAGAGAGAATAGATACTCGGCTCAGGACTTAAATTTGTCAGTGATTTCCCAAATTAAAGGGAAATAAAGTGTGAAGttgaaataaaagaaatgtCATTTAAATTGGTCTTGCGGTACacattttaactttaaaaaatataattttttaatttttgaaagaaaaagagTAAACAGTAAAGAGAGGACCATGTTGGGCTCCATTAATTGAAGCCCAACCGACCTATGCCTCATgattaaattgataaaaatacaAAGTATTAATAGAAAGTCTAATCTAGAGATAGGTGCAAAGGACTTGAAAAGCCTTCAAAAAGCTCAACTATTGGGATGCATTTGACTTGGTGCCACATTCATGACAGTCAACATAAGTACTCGTAAACAAAGGTGAAGGTGAAGTCCCCGTCATCATGTTGAGGCTTCATGAACACTTAGTCACTCTAAGTACAATGCTTGGTTGCAACAAACTCGATCATGGCATCAAAACATACACtatagaaaatcattaaatagaaaataattttagagacaaaaaataattagttatattgactaaattagatactattttatagactaaaaagattattagtatctaaattattttctgttattgataaataatttctgaattggtatctaattagctaccaagattttagtcactaattattagatttttttgtGGATGAAAAGTTTATATCTATATCTGCTTCAACTCTAGACACAAACTTTCAAGCATGTCCTTACAAGGTTTTTTATGGAAGGTAGAATGTTATCAATACATGGTTCAACTCCAGATAACagaatttttgtttatttttttctatttctctttCCTTATCTTCCCCTTGTGACCCCTCAAATACGGATATGGGGGGATAACCCTCCTTCTTAGGCTTTCTCCTAAAATAGAACGTCTTAGGATAGTCTTCCCTAGAGGTATACCTTCTCTCAATATGTTGTTCTACCTTAACATATCGTTGGACCAAATCATTAAAGTCATTAAAAGGAAAAAGTTCAACCCTATCGTGAATTTCAAGGTTTAAGACACTTTAGAATCTAGAATGGTAACCCTTGATTCTTCCCTTATACCAGCCCTCATCATTAGTAACTCCATTTTTTGCATGTATTCCTCTACAACTTTATcattttgttggagtctttggtgTTGATACATCAACTCCCTATGATAATAGGAGGGTACATGGCGTTTCCTAAGGGCATCTCTAAGCTCATTCCACTAACTAATATGAACCAAAAGGTCTTTAAAAAATGTCCACATTACATAGTTTTTCCCTAAAAGCTAAGTGTATCTAGGGACactctcttttcttcttcaatatgGTGACTTTCAAAAATTTGGTCTACCTTCATCTCACAATCTAAAAATTCTTCTACACTGTTTCTACCATAAAAGAGAGGAAGATCTACCATTGATTCTCTAGGGAAAGATTCATATTTTGGTATATAATAATCTCTtaggggtggttggtaataatcttCATTATGATAAGGACTATATCATCCCTTATTTTGATTCCTGGAGTCAAGACTCTTTCTTCTATGTCTAGGCTCCTCTTCCCTATGGGTCTTATTTATGTTGTCATTTCCTTCaaatcatcaattttttttttgtaatttctctATGTTCTTCCAATTATTCCTCCCATTTATCTCTCATAAATATTGTCTCTTCCCTCCAACTATATTCCTCCCTTGAATCCCTATTGCTACCTGGCACACTTGATGCATGAGAATGATCACTCATTTTGAaaatgtgttggagatcccacatcgactagagataagaatatttcattgtatataagtggatgcaaacctcaccccataagtctgttttatggggttgagttaggcttaaagtccactttgtaataaaaTGCAAAAAATTTCACAAGAGATTTGATTCAACAATGAGTGATAAAAAATAggtttaaaaatttgaaagtttCTCTCAAGGTCAAAAAGTCAAAATTTCTTTGAGTTCACTCTCGAGAAAGAGTAGTGAGTCACTAGGACTACTTAAGGACCAATGTATTTTCTAGTCAAATACTCCTCAActaattttaacaaattttccTAAAAGGAAACTTCAAAATGATTTTTCTAGATGTGTGTGCAAGAGACCTAGAGACTAAAGAAAGGTCAACTATAAAATTTGAGAGATTCACCCTAGATATCACGaagatttagaaaataaaaggaaatcaagaaattaacaaaaagaaaataaagtaaagCAAGAAAATCTAGACAAAATTCCTAAGTGAAAACGCAAGTGATACTTTGAGTCCATTGACACATTTCCACAAGACTAAACACTTATTATTACAATGTTTATCTTTTGGATTGCTTTAAAGGCATTTTCtcaaacacaaaacaaacaaaaattacaaatgaaAAATTAACACAAAGTTCCATGACAATATgacttaacaaaataaatttttgatgtTTGATCTTTGTAGCTTGCCAAATCTTCCTCTTATGTGTTTATCACTCTTACTTTTGAACTTCCACTTGTTTGTTCTCTAAAAAGTAGTCATCCttaacttgattttttttttctccaatatGCCACCTAACAATGTTAGTAACATTTTCCAAAGATCACAATTAAGGGATAATTTCCATCTCAAAATGtcaataaaaattcaaaatcaagaaaaactcaaaattgAGAAAGCTAAACTAAAAGGAatgagacaaactcaaagaatgtCCAAAAATTcaagagaaacaaaaaattaaaaactattaaaaaaattagacactaaaaaataattacctaGAGAAATCTTTCTAGAATggattaaaaagaaattaaagaataatcaaaaaaatttcaatagtgcatgagaacaaaaaaaattattgcccAATATATGGCTTGGCCCAAATATTTCACTGCAGCCAAATTGGAATGGCACGGCCCACCGTGGTGCAATTTACAAACTAACATGCAGAATTTTATGGCCCTTTCCAATTCAATTTTCGTGGACCCCACATAAAAAATTCTTCAATTGTAAATTCGACCAGAATCATGCTTCACTGCACACCAAATTGTAGCGTTGCGTACCACAAATTTACGCTTCATGTACTGTATTgttgaaaatatttgttttggcaCTTGAAtttgaggtttttttttatcatcttaggattttttttttatcaaaatggagtccgtttaaaaaaaattaggcaGGTCGTGCCAATGACACGATTTCATATGGACAATTCGTCCCAATTTGACATGACTCTGTCATGTCATATTGAAATTGTGCCAACTTGGCATAACTTTTGTCATATCATACTGAAAtccacgtcataatttttttttaattttattgtttatatattaggtagcaagttatgtaatgttaaaaattaatttgatacataattttctaagagtgttagttttaaggaacaaaaaattggataatcgtgtatggatcatgtttgacggtaatgtaatacaataacttgattatttgattaattaaaaaatgaagaaaattgttattgaatttggaaataaatagataaatgaaaatttattgtatttggaaaataaatagagaattattgttgtgaatttgcaaaataaatagcttgagaagtaatgattttacagaacacgtaatgatgagaagagattaattagaactaaacaaattagtaagattcattacaagatataaaataaaaatataaagttgaaCTAGAAGTAAATTATTTATGGGAAGACGTGCCACAATGTGGTCTTCATATTTGTCGTCGAGGTCTTCGTGGAGGGTGATGATAAGACGGAGGAGGAGGTGGAAGATGATCATCAGTGATATGTTCATCAACATTGTTATTGGCTTCATTATGAGATGTTGGTGAGGACATTGTGGCTCGATAGTGCATGGATGATGTTGGATTATATGCAGAAGGAGGGGTGAATGCCGAAGTTCCAAATATATTCGGTGGAGTGGAAAAAGTACCCGAAGGAGAAGGTAAAAAGTTATACGTGTAAGGAATTTGATGGTGTGGAGAATGAAGTGAGAGGTGGTGAAGATGATCCATGTGTGTGGATGTGGATGGTTGTGGAAGACCCGAATAACTGGATTGACCAACATCAAAATCATGACCATAAGGAAACCTCGAAGGGTAATAAGTCGGATGCGAAGGCGGTTGTGGTTGTGGTTGCGGTTCCAGTTCCAATTCCATGGGCTCCTGTGGCATGTCATACTCTTCGAAAAATAATGTTAACTTCATTATAAACATGTTGTTattgctaaaaataaaaggcatgAATATGAATTAACTTACATCTTCGTCAGAGGACGATTCCTGAGTCGATATGTAACGAATAGTATGGTTAATGTACCACTGCATGTATGTTGTGGAATCATGCAAATGACCATTACCATTAAACTGAATGCCTTCTATTAGATGATTATGTCTATCAGTCCACATTACTATCCACCGCTGATGGTATTCTGGCTAGTATCTGTTTGTTCTGCCCCTCATATCTTCTTTGTGCAACTCATCTAAGTTTTGTGGCTCTAATGGAATACCTTGTTGAAAACCAAATTTTCGCATAACCCGGTCAGCTTGGTGAAATTCAACAGTGGCAAAACTAATAAGGGGAACAACTGCCTACTAACTGGAGAAACCTCAGTAGTGATCAATACAACGACGTTTGGCATGTTGTATAGAGTCCACAAGAACTGCAAAATACTTGGCATTATTAGTATTGgacaaaatatataattaaacattGGATATAGAATATAAATTGATGTTTTTATGAACCTTTTTTGGCTGTAAATTATCAATTGTCTTCCTTATCAAACTAACTGTCCTCGTAGGTAGGTGGGTGGTACCTTTGTGACGGTGCACGAGACCACCTTGTATAAATAACAAAATTGTTAACATTGGACATCGAACTTCATTTGCATACATGAgacattaaatatcaaaatataccTTTTGGCTAGTGGGAAACCATGTCCGGCGGCAATGTCCTTAGGAGTTAATGACTCAATTATTGAGGAAagggttttaatcctctcaggCCCAACACTGCAATAGTAGCATACAACCTCCTATGTTGTCTTGGTGATAGTCAATTCTGTGATCTAATGCATGATAAAGACACGCCAACACAGCTGAACCCCAACTATAAGTGGCGACATGGGTCAAGTCAGCTAATAATAACATATACATTAGATGTACTCTGCTTATTGATGTGTTTGGCATTAACAAACTCTCAATTAATGAAAGAATATGTGCTCTAGCATGTTGAGCAATGACATCGTCTGTAGCATCAACCGAAAATTGCTGAAAGTTGTTGTTCAACCATGATAATTTTATGGTATTCCCTTTAATTACATTAAGGGAAGGGATGGACCCTAACAAGTATTGGCACACTTCAACCATGTCCCCACTTGTGAATCCAGTGATAGGTTGACCATTGATGGAAAGACCTAATTGTAGAGCCACATCTTGTAATGTGATTGTGGACTCTCCAAGTCGAAAATGAAAAGTATGGGTCTCTGGTCTCCATCTCTCAACTAGTGCAATGATCAAGTGATGGTTAATGTCGATGGAGGGAATGCTTAGTAGATGTCCAAATCTAGCTACATTTATCATATGAATGACTCAGAGATCTACAAATTGGAGGTGGATAATAACCCAGATGGCATGTCGTCTTGGTCGTAGTAATCGTTCGTTACCCTCCCGAATTTAGTAACATGCTTATTTTGAAGGCGCAATAGAGACATATCACAAGGTAGACGACGTCCGAATGCCATAAAAAACGGTTCTATAgttattgtaattattttcaaataattaattaattgtaaataattatatatattatgaataagataaataattttactaATGTAAGAAATcacaaataacaaaatattaaacactataatgaataataaattattaatttttttctcaacataaatcaaataatacattttttaaacctgtttatttttttaaaattccatttatattaaaatataaaaatgtataagtactgtaattattttgtaataattaaataatttataaataattatatatattttaaataagttaaataatataaataatttgactAATGTAGCAAATCAcaaataactaaattataaacaaatcataaattatgatttttttttgtctgaactaataattatttttatcacaaATCAAATGATACATTTTTCGTAAAccagtttatttttttaaataccatttatattaaaatataaaaagtataagttttataattattttcaaatgattaaataactgtaaatacttatatatactatgaataatttaaataatataaataattgcaTCACAGTAACAAAtctaataacaaaattataaacaattataaacaattacaataaacaattataaacaATTACAATGAATCACAGATTATTCATGCTTTCAGTTTTGTCTCAATCTTTCATACTAAGACTTTTAGTTTTGTCTCAATCTTTCATACTCTAAGAGTCTCTGAGTTGAGTCTGCAAACAAATGCAACCACTGTAGTCTCAATTTCATGGTCACAAAGGCACTAAATATCTTCGCGATGTCGCCAGAATTGTCAGAATTGCAGCTGcgaaattttaaaaaaccatAATTACACTCTAGGACTAATAAAAGATTTTCTGGACGTCTGTAGATGGGGTCAAACAGAATTTTCATATCTTAGGAGAATGTTATGTCCATAGATACAGTTAAAATTATACTTcctaatatgaaaatattaaaaaattatttataaaaaaatttaacaaaagataaacatatttaaattataatgtttgaatttttatatttattcatcCTTATTGAATTATTCATCCTCATTGGAAAATACAGCTTTTAATTCTAGTTCATCAAGAGATAAATTAGCAATCTCAAAAAATCCATTTTCAtccaataaaaaatcatatcatGTAATATCCCAcaatttagtttttttcttctttgtatttTGAGAAATTTCTTGAGAGAAGACGAAGATTACTATGGATACATACTAGATCCTTTGTCCTTTTAGGTATCATCTTAtttctttttacatatttacataattatacaaatatttatctttaagtagtcatatttatataatcataaaattatttatcattatgtGAATATATTTACATAACCATAAATATCTATCATTAAGTGGTTATATTACATATTTACATaattatacaaatatttatctttaaaagaTTATATTCACATATTTGCATAATCATACGAATATTTATCTAGTTATAGTTAcatatttacatatttatataatcataaaaatatttataattaagtggttatattttcataacaatattttatttcttttaagttaaagtttaatcttattttaaaatattaatctttAACAAAACATTActgtttaaaaattaatttaaattataaaaaataattttatgtttgaaatttaaaaataaagtaaaataaaaatatacagaatattatataattatataataaattgtatttaaattaaaacataataatattaaatttaaaatggagAGGCACGACACCATTAGTGTTAGAGtgaaagtaataataatttaataatgaatGCATTTTGAAAAAGCAGAGTCATTgtcataaataaattcatttcatAATTTCCCACTTCACAATATCTACCTACAGTCTGCacttttcattttgaaaaaatttctCAGAAACCCTTCATCTTCTATGTTTTCCGACCCAGCTCAAGTCGTCTGACACCGTGTCATTCGTGCTTCCGTCGGGTGTCCGCATCTGATACGCGTTCGACATGCGGAAGCGGAGACCAACCATCGTATCCAAACTTCATAGATTATAATTCATTCATGATACTGGAATATCTTTAAacaaatccaaataaaatagTTGTAAACTTTCATAAGTTatcttaatgaaatattactaatcctatatagaaaataattatcgtaataagtagaaaaaaattctacaaacagtttttataaattaaatcatacaataaatataattttctggTTGGGAACTTACAACATATATTATGAAGACTATGAATTAGTGAGTTAGCAACACTCAACTACAATGAAGAAGTCTATGTATCAAACTAAAAGATGGATGTCTTCAACAGTGCCCACAAGTAGGTTCTACAGTGAAGAAGTCTATATATTAAACTAGAAGATGGATTTCTTCAGAACAGTGCCCACAAGTAGGTTCCAGGTGTAGTTGGTAATAAAATTTCTTCTCCGGCTTGGTTTCCCAACAAGGTGGTTTGGCTAAAGATGCAGAGTGTAGCTTGCTATTTAATATCAATATCTGAGGCTATGCGTAC
The sequence above is a segment of the Phaseolus vulgaris cultivar G19833 chromosome 2, P. vulgaris v2.0, whole genome shotgun sequence genome. Coding sequences within it:
- the LOC137810982 gene encoding basic leucine zipper 43-like, yielding MVPSEIRGVNYLAPENPFLVPPNFGLLQNDIPNLHLNTLLSNFPNCHFPPSGLEFVAPHSCLSSNSTSDEADEIQFNIIDERKHRRMISNRESARRSRMRKQKHLDELWSQVVRLRTENHNLIDKLNHMSDSHDRVLQENTRLKEEASDLRQMLADMQIGTSFACTMEELEDLPCNKPGPSNQLITPADMIHE